Proteins co-encoded in one Malus sylvestris chromosome 7, drMalSylv7.2, whole genome shotgun sequence genomic window:
- the LOC126628594 gene encoding probable arabinosyltransferase ARAD1, whose protein sequence is MNKTMRSLRVEEKALTGSLRMPAKQMARSKSPVLLLLLALLALSLIFLLFSFHSPSTADPSAILHPNQPTYKPETSFVASLERFLLAHKSRPSKPRDDTVLTTPTQSQLKHLDDLVFQSDSHRLYADPYYPLSLPMRVYVYDMPSKFTYDLLWLFRNSYKETFNLTSNGSPVHRLIEQHSIDYWLWADLIAPESERLLKSVVRVHRQEEADLFYIPFFTTISFFLLEKQQCKALYREVVKWVTDQPAWNRSQGRDHILPVHHPWSFKSVRRLMKNAIWLLPDMDSTGNWYKPGQVYLEKDLILPYVANVDFCDARCISETRSKRTTLLFFRGRLKRNAGGKIRSQLVAELSGSEGVAIEEGTAGEAGKSAAQNGMRKSVFCLSPAGDTPSSARLFDAIVSGCIPVIVSDELELPFEGILDYRKIALFISSSDAVRPGWLVTFLRNISHAQIEEMRQNLAKYSRHFLYSSPAQPLGPEDLVWRMMAGKLVNIKLQTRRSQRVVKESRSVCTCDCKRANSTIAGHL, encoded by the exons ATGAATAAAACAATGAGGAGTTTAAGAGTAGAAGAGAAGGCTCTCACAGGCTCACTGAGAATGCCTGCGAAGCAGATGGCCAGATCCAAATCCCCAGTGCTTCTCCTGCTTCTGGCTCTCCTCGCCCTCTCCCTTATCTTCCTACTCTTCTCCTTCCACAGCCCCTCCACCGCCGACCCCTCTGCCATCCTCCACCCTAACCAACCCACTTACAAACCCGAAACCTCCTTCGTCGCCTCCCTCGAGCGCTTCCTCCTCGCCCACAAATCCCGCCCTTCCAAGCCCCGCGATGACACCGTCCTCACAACGCCCACCCAATCCCAACTCAAGCACCTGGACGATCTGGTCTTCCAGAGCGACAGCCACAGGTTGTACGCCGATCCATACTACCCGCTTAGCTTGCCCATGAGGGTTTACGTGTACGACATGCCCAGCAAGTTCACTTACGATCTCCTCTGGCTCTTCCGAAACTCTTACAAGGAGACCTTCAATCTCACCTCTAATGGCAGCCCCGTCCACCGCCTCATTGAGCAG CATTCAATCGATTACTGGCTGTGGGCGGATTTGATAGCTCCGGAGTCAGAGAGGCTGTTGAAAAGCGTAGTGAGAGTGCATAGGCAGGAGGAGGCAGACCTCTTCTACATCCCATTCTTCACCACCATCAGCTTCTTCTTACTGGAGAAGCAGCAATGCAAAGCACTTTACAGG GAAGTTGTCAAGTGGGTCACCGATCAGCCTGCCTGGAACCGATCCCAAGGACGGGATCATATTCTTCCTGTTCACCATCCCTGGTCTTTTAAGTCTGTTCGCCGCCTCATGAAGAATGCAATTTGGTTGCTTCCTGATATGGACTCCACTGGCAACTG GTACAAACCTGGACAAGTCTATCTGGAGAAAGATCTAATTCTTCCTTACGTTGCGAATGTTGATTTTTGTGATGCGAGATGCATATCCGAGACTCGATCCAAGAGAACAACCTTGCTCTTTTTTCGCGGCCGGCTTAAAAGAAATGCT GGAGGGAAGATACGCTCACAACTTGTAGCAGAACTAAGTGGTTCTGAGGGTGTAGCTATAGAGGAAGGGACAGCAGGAGAAGCAGGGAAGTCAGCAGCTCAGAATGGAATGCGCAA GTCTGTCTTTTGCTTAAGTCCAGCTGGCGATACTCCATCCTCTGCTAGATTGTTTGATGCCATTGTTAGTGGTTGCATACCTGTTATAGTTAGTGATGAACTGGAACTTCCTTTTGAAGGAATACTAGATTATAGGAAG ATAGctttatttatttcttctaGTGATGCTGTACGACCAGGTTGGCTTGTAACATTTCTAAGAAACATTAGCCATGCTCAAATAGAGGAAATGCGTCAGAATCTTGCCAAG TACTCAAGACATTTCCTCTACTCAAGTCCAGCCCAGCCCTTGGGTCCGGAAGACTTGGTTTGGAGAATG ATGGCTGGTAAGTTGGTTAATATAAAGCTTCAAACCCGGAGGTCTCAACGAGTGGTGAAAGAGTCGAGAAGTGTCTGCACTTGTGATTGCAAGCGCGCCAACTCTACAATCGCAGGTCACTTGTAA